One window from the genome of Carnobacteriaceae bacterium zg-84 encodes:
- a CDS encoding gamma-glutamylcyclotransferase translates to MKQYYIAYGSNMHHQWMKDLLKDAVYMGTSFLEQYCLAFRGKDVGYLTLEESKEDKVPVVIWEINTHEHERLLDEYEDYPILYDKVYVSIMFQERLIKGMMYVMKDYPYIKPEQDYYNMVKEAYIAHQFDITYLEKALIKEKNEKK, encoded by the coding sequence ATGAAACAGTATTATATCGCATACGGTAGCAATATGCACCACCAATGGATGAAAGATTTACTAAAAGATGCCGTTTATATGGGTACGAGTTTTTTAGAACAGTATTGCTTAGCATTTCGAGGAAAAGATGTCGGTTATTTAACACTCGAAGAAAGCAAAGAGGATAAAGTACCCGTTGTTATTTGGGAGATTAACACGCATGAACATGAACGACTATTAGATGAATATGAAGATTATCCAATATTATATGATAAAGTTTATGTGTCTATTATGTTCCAAGAACGTTTGATAAAAGGAATGATGTATGTGATGAAAGATTATCCTTATATAAAACCAGAACAAGATTATTATAATATGGTAAAAGAAGCCTATATCGCTCATCAGTTCGATATCACTTATTTAGAAAAAGCATTGATAAAAGAAAAAAATGAGAAAAAATAA
- a CDS encoding metal ABC transporter permease encodes MLDTLLILYLTALACGSLGTILVVRNESMIADALSHSVLLGIVLGFFISNSLDSPLLIIGAALFGVFTVFFIDKLMISPKITHDAATGLVFPLLFSIAVILISMFARNVHLDLDMVLMGEIIFASLNTTNIFGIDIPISLIKISIICFINILFLSMMYRRLSLFLFDSTQARLVGLKTKVLQTIIMLLVSFTTVISFDMVGSITVICFFVGPAMSALLFAKHYKQLLFLTALFSLLNCVIGFFTAIYLDVTVSGTTTTITLITLLLCVYIKHILKNK; translated from the coding sequence ATGTTAGATACATTATTGATTTTATATTTAACAGCTTTGGCTTGTGGGTCTTTAGGGACAATTCTTGTTGTTCGCAATGAATCGATGATTGCAGATGCTTTATCGCACTCTGTTTTATTAGGAATTGTTCTAGGTTTCTTTATTAGTAATAGTTTAGATTCACCATTACTCATTATTGGTGCTGCCTTATTTGGCGTGTTTACCGTCTTTTTCATTGACAAACTCATGATATCGCCTAAAATCACACATGATGCTGCAACTGGTTTAGTATTCCCTCTTTTATTTTCCATTGCAGTCATCTTGATTTCTATGTTCGCGCGAAATGTTCATTTAGACTTAGACATGGTTTTAATGGGTGAAATTATTTTTGCGTCATTGAACACAACAAACATATTCGGTATAGATATACCTATTTCATTGATTAAAATTAGTATTATTTGTTTTATAAATATTCTCTTTTTAAGCATGATGTATCGTAGATTAAGTTTATTTTTATTTGATAGTACACAAGCAAGACTTGTCGGTTTAAAAACAAAAGTATTACAGACAATCATCATGTTGTTAGTGTCGTTTACAACCGTTATATCGTTTGATATGGTTGGATCTATCACCGTTATTTGTTTCTTTGTCGGCCCAGCAATGTCTGCATTATTATTTGCTAAGCATTACAAACAACTACTCTTTTTAACAGCTTTATTTAGTCTGTTGAACTGTGTTATTGGTTTTTTCACAGCGATATATTTAGATGTTACCGTTTCTGGAACGACAACAACCATTACATTGATAACACTACTTCTTTGTGTTTATATCAAACATATTTTAAAAAATAAATAA
- the rimM gene encoding ribosome maturation factor RimM, whose translation MTVYHVGKIVNTQGLKGEVRVISTTDFAQERYKKGQTLVVLDNGKPVKDVVVASHRKHKNFDLLTFENHSSINDVERYKGMLLGVSEEYLTALEEDEFYYHEIIGLPVFCENNMIGKVKEILELGSNDVWVVQRQGKKDVLIPYINDVVLSVSVANQRIDIANIEGLLDE comes from the coding sequence ATGACAGTCTATCACGTTGGAAAAATTGTAAACACACAAGGCTTAAAAGGTGAAGTACGTGTGATTTCGACTACGGACTTTGCTCAAGAACGCTATAAAAAAGGACAAACACTAGTAGTGTTAGACAATGGAAAACCTGTCAAAGACGTTGTAGTAGCAAGTCATCGAAAACATAAAAACTTTGATTTATTAACGTTTGAGAATCATTCTTCGATTAACGATGTCGAACGTTATAAAGGTATGCTATTAGGTGTATCAGAAGAATATTTGACGGCATTAGAAGAGGATGAATTTTACTACCACGAAATTATTGGATTACCTGTATTTTGTGAAAACAACATGATTGGTAAAGTGAAAGAAATTTTAGAATTGGGTTCTAATGATGTATGGGTTGTGCAACGTCAAGGAAAAAAAGATGTTTTGATTCCATATATCAATGATGTTGTTTTATCGGTGAGTGTGGCAAATCAACGGATTGATATTGCCAATATAGAGGGGTTATTAGACGAATGA
- the nusG gene encoding transcription termination/antitermination protein NusG has product METLEQEKLWYVLHTYSGYENKVKANLESRIQSMGMEDYIFRVVVPEEEVVEVKNGKENVKMDKTFPGYVLLEMIMSDQAWYVVRNTPGVTGFIGSHGAGSKPTPLLPDEVESILHRMGISLRQHNGDFVVGEIVTILDGAFNGMTGKVDEVDTEKAKLKVIVEMFGRQTIAEVDFDHVDKV; this is encoded by the coding sequence ATGGAAACATTAGAGCAAGAAAAATTGTGGTATGTGTTGCATACATATTCTGGATATGAAAATAAAGTCAAAGCCAACTTAGAATCTCGTATTCAAAGTATGGGCATGGAAGACTACATTTTCCGTGTTGTTGTACCAGAGGAAGAAGTTGTTGAAGTAAAAAACGGCAAAGAAAATGTTAAAATGGACAAAACATTCCCCGGGTATGTTTTGTTAGAAATGATTATGTCTGATCAAGCGTGGTACGTTGTTCGTAATACGCCTGGTGTGACAGGATTCATCGGTTCTCACGGAGCAGGTAGTAAACCAACACCACTTTTACCTGATGAAGTAGAATCTATTTTACATCGCATGGGTATTAGTTTACGTCAACATAATGGCGACTTTGTTGTTGGAGAAATTGTAACAATTTTAGACGGTGCTTTTAATGGTATGACTGGAAAAGTAGATGAAGTAGATACTGAAAAGGCAAAATTAAAAGTTATTGTTGAAATGTTTGGTAGACAAACAATCGCTGAAGTCGATTTTGATCATGTAGATAAGGTGTAG
- the rpsP gene encoding 30S ribosomal protein S16, producing MAVKIRLKRMGSKKAPFYRIVVADSRSPRDGRIIEKVGTYNPLTEPATVTVDEELALKWLGNGAQPTNTVRNLLSKAGVLKKFHESKQAK from the coding sequence ATGGCAGTAAAAATTCGTTTAAAACGTATGGGTTCTAAAAAAGCACCTTTCTACCGTATCGTTGTGGCTGATTCTCGTTCACCACGTGATGGACGTATTATTGAGAAAGTGGGAACTTACAACCCATTAACAGAACCAGCAACAGTAACAGTTGATGAAGAGTTAGCATTAAAATGGTTAGGAAATGGTGCACAACCAACAAATACAGTTCGTAACTTATTATCAAAAGCAGGAGTTTTGAAAAAATTCCACGAATCAAAACAAGCAAAATAA
- a CDS encoding KH domain-containing protein, which yields MPNIEDLLLSMVKPLVLHPDELIVRIEETSEFMEYHLVLNQDDIGRVIGRQGRVVQAIRTILYSVRDKGNKRVRLVINDAQENE from the coding sequence ATGCCAAATATTGAAGATTTATTACTATCTATGGTGAAACCATTGGTACTACATCCAGATGAATTGATTGTTCGTATAGAAGAAACGTCTGAATTTATGGAATATCATTTAGTGTTAAACCAAGATGATATAGGACGTGTCATCGGACGTCAAGGTCGTGTTGTGCAAGCTATTCGTACGATTTTGTATAGCGTACGTGACAAAGGGAACAAACGTGTTCGCCTAGTTATCAACGATGCACAAGAAAATGAATAA
- a CDS encoding metal-dependent transcriptional regulator has translation MTPNKEDYLKCIYELGNQDFKVTNKLIAEVMGVSAPATSEMMKKLLADNFIEKDKVKGYKLKGTSMAIVSDLVRKHRLIELFLFNHLGYTFEQVHAEAEVLEHVVSDLFVDKLEHILGYPRICPHGGIVPRKEEILEELIAYPLDKVTVGQSYRIKRVIDNIDLLRYLENNHLKIGTEFFFSEKDDFTGIYTISLGTQSIQMTHAVAKQIYVDAV, from the coding sequence ATGACCCCAAATAAAGAGGACTATTTAAAATGTATTTATGAATTGGGCAATCAAGACTTTAAAGTGACTAATAAATTGATTGCAGAAGTAATGGGTGTGTCTGCTCCAGCAACAAGTGAGATGATGAAAAAATTATTGGCAGATAATTTTATTGAAAAAGATAAAGTTAAAGGATACAAATTAAAGGGAACTAGTATGGCTATTGTGTCAGATTTAGTCAGAAAGCACCGTTTAATTGAATTGTTTTTATTTAATCATCTAGGGTATACATTTGAACAAGTACATGCAGAAGCAGAAGTATTGGAACATGTTGTATCAGATTTATTTGTTGATAAATTGGAACACATTTTAGGGTATCCTCGTATTTGTCCACATGGAGGTATTGTCCCTAGAAAAGAAGAGATTTTAGAAGAATTGATTGCCTATCCATTGGATAAAGTAACGGTGGGGCAGTCGTATCGTATTAAACGAGTGATTGATAATATTGATTTATTAAGATATTTAGAAAATAATCATTTAAAAATCGGTACAGAGTTTTTCTTTAGTGAAAAAGATGACTTTACAGGTATTTACACTATTTCTTTAGGTACTCAATCCATTCAAATGACACATGCTGTAGCTAAGCAGATTTATGTAGATGCTGTTTAA
- a CDS encoding MATE family efflux transporter codes for MSNKIQINDLTKEVVKIAWPVFIELLLGSLFGVINMMMVGQIPDSAYATAAMASIGLTNQPLFLCLAFVQALNVGGTAVISRYYGAKKLHRIPSVLKHIMLISIVCFILPLSVLGWIFAHPVLLFLGAQPDAINIATDYFRLLMIAFIFQGFTMTISAALRGVGETKIPMRNNIIANLCNVFFNSILIYGLFGLPALHLMGTGIATILANMIAACLMFRYLISGKGRIKFSLKEKFHFDYLTVQQLIKIGLPSAMEQLIFRSGAMIFTMIVAGLGTGVYAAHQIGLNIWTLSIAPSQAFGISASVLVGKELGAKAPEIAQRCAIIVRKLAFIVACIMGGIFFLFGKWIVLGYTSSDTIMANMLLIMPLLAFVQPFLADNLAMTGALRGAGDTIWPMIATLIGVFIIRVALGHLFVSILHYGIVGAWWALAINQIVTWLVVLLRYRTGKWKAIQI; via the coding sequence ATGAGTAATAAAATACAAATCAATGACTTAACGAAAGAAGTCGTTAAAATAGCGTGGCCCGTTTTTATTGAATTATTATTAGGGTCACTTTTTGGCGTGATAAATATGATGATGGTTGGGCAAATTCCCGATAGTGCGTATGCAACAGCAGCAATGGCGTCTATTGGATTAACAAATCAGCCCTTATTTTTATGCTTAGCATTTGTTCAAGCGTTGAATGTTGGGGGAACAGCGGTAATTTCACGTTATTATGGGGCTAAAAAATTACATCGTATACCGTCTGTCTTGAAACATATTATGCTTATTAGCATTGTGTGTTTTATTTTGCCGTTATCCGTTTTAGGTTGGATTTTTGCACATCCTGTCTTATTGTTTTTAGGTGCACAACCTGATGCCATCAATATTGCAACAGATTATTTCCGACTATTGATGATTGCTTTTATTTTTCAAGGATTTACAATGACAATTTCAGCCGCATTACGAGGTGTGGGAGAAACAAAAATTCCGATGAGAAACAATATTATTGCCAATCTATGTAATGTATTCTTTAATAGTATCTTGATTTACGGTTTATTTGGTTTGCCAGCATTGCATTTAATGGGAACAGGTATCGCTACGATATTGGCGAATATGATTGCAGCATGCTTAATGTTTCGTTATTTGATTAGTGGAAAAGGACGTATTAAGTTTTCTTTAAAAGAAAAATTCCATTTCGATTATTTAACGGTACAACAACTGATAAAAATCGGATTACCGAGTGCAATGGAGCAACTTATTTTTAGAAGTGGTGCAATGATTTTTACAATGATTGTTGCCGGTTTAGGAACAGGTGTTTATGCTGCGCATCAAATAGGTTTAAATATTTGGACTTTATCCATTGCACCAAGTCAGGCATTTGGTATTTCTGCATCTGTTTTAGTTGGAAAAGAACTTGGTGCAAAAGCTCCTGAAATTGCCCAAAGATGTGCGATAATTGTTAGAAAATTAGCCTTTATTGTGGCATGTATTATGGGAGGTATTTTCTTCTTATTTGGTAAATGGATTGTTTTAGGGTATACCTCTTCTGATACAATTATGGCAAATATGTTATTGATTATGCCATTATTAGCTTTTGTGCAACCATTTTTAGCAGATAATTTAGCAATGACAGGTGCATTAAGAGGAGCAGGCGACACAATATGGCCAATGATTGCAACTTTAATTGGTGTCTTTATCATTCGTGTGGCACTTGGACATTTATTTGTGAGTATTTTACATTATGGTATTGTTGGTGCTTGGTGGGCACTAGCCATCAACCAAATTGTGACATGGCTTGTTGTCTTGTTAAGATATAGAACAGGAAAATGGAAAGCTATTCAAATTTAA
- a CDS encoding metal ABC transporter ATP-binding protein, whose translation MTITNAVKVQNLSINYKGNTALHDVNLIIPNQTRTAIVGPNGAGKSTLVKGILGIEKLASGTVEILNETEHLNKIISQKIAYIPQSSQVNWQFPATVDEIVLMGRYPHIAHMLKKPSKLDKDIASHALEQMKLSDLKNRQITELSGGQRQRVFIARALAQQAELYILDEPLAGIDIQTEHIIMDTLKDFQKEGKTSIVIHHDLHTVSTYYDYVVWVNKTIVHSGPVETAFNDEWYFKTYKNVQSNQQFINFTNKGRD comes from the coding sequence ATGACAATAACTAATGCTGTAAAAGTACAAAATTTATCCATTAACTATAAAGGAAATACTGCTTTGCATGATGTGAATTTAATCATTCCTAATCAAACACGTACTGCCATTGTAGGACCGAATGGTGCTGGGAAATCAACATTAGTAAAAGGTATTTTAGGCATTGAAAAATTAGCATCTGGAACAGTAGAAATTTTAAATGAAACAGAACATTTGAATAAAATCATCAGTCAAAAAATTGCATATATTCCTCAAAGTTCTCAAGTAAATTGGCAATTTCCTGCAACAGTTGATGAAATTGTTTTAATGGGAAGATACCCTCATATTGCACATATGTTAAAAAAACCTTCTAAGTTAGATAAAGATATTGCAAGTCATGCACTTGAGCAGATGAAACTATCTGATTTAAAAAACAGACAAATTACAGAGCTATCTGGCGGTCAACGTCAGCGTGTGTTTATCGCCAGAGCATTAGCTCAACAAGCTGAATTATATATTTTAGACGAACCTCTTGCAGGCATTGATATTCAAACAGAACATATTATCATGGATACATTAAAAGATTTTCAAAAAGAAGGAAAAACATCTATTGTGATTCATCATGATTTACATACGGTATCAACTTATTATGATTATGTCGTTTGGGTCAATAAAACAATCGTACATTCAGGTCCTGTTGAAACAGCCTTTAATGACGAATGGTATTTTAAAACATATAAAAATGTCCAGTCTAATCAACAATTTATTAACTTTACAAATAAAGGACGTGATTAG
- a CDS encoding zinc ABC transporter substrate-binding protein, producing the protein MKVKKFLSTLVLSLLTLGLLFGCQQQKNEASTPMEKKPTVTVTTSFLQDMVKQLVGDDVKTELIIPAGEDPHLYIAKAGDLKKLKEADLVLYHGLHFEGKMVDVLEQKGQAVSKHFPKEKIGTFDEDGKVITDPHFWFDISLYKLAVEEASAELQNLLPNKATEIKSKTTDYLKKLDELDAWNIEQLSQIPEERRYLITPHDAFNYFSRAYHIPVQAPQGVSTDSEVDNKAMIDTVDFIIKHNIKAIFSESTTNPERMEKLKEAVKARGGDVKVVTGEGQELFSDSLAPQGEDGDTYIDMYRHNTKLIVDNLK; encoded by the coding sequence ATGAAAGTAAAAAAATTTTTATCAACATTAGTTCTAAGTCTATTGACACTAGGTCTTTTGTTTGGATGCCAACAACAAAAAAATGAAGCATCAACACCAATGGAGAAAAAACCAACCGTAACAGTAACAACATCCTTTTTACAAGATATGGTAAAACAATTAGTTGGGGACGATGTTAAAACAGAATTGATTATTCCAGCTGGAGAAGATCCACATTTATATATTGCTAAAGCTGGTGATTTAAAAAAATTAAAAGAAGCTGATTTAGTACTATATCACGGCCTTCACTTTGAAGGAAAAATGGTAGATGTCTTAGAACAAAAAGGACAAGCTGTTTCTAAACATTTCCCAAAAGAAAAAATTGGAACATTTGATGAGGACGGAAAAGTTATCACAGACCCTCACTTCTGGTTCGATATTAGTTTATACAAATTAGCTGTTGAAGAAGCATCTGCTGAATTACAAAATTTATTACCAAATAAAGCAACAGAGATTAAATCAAAAACAACTGACTATTTGAAAAAATTAGATGAACTAGACGCATGGAATATAGAACAATTAAGTCAGATTCCAGAAGAAAGACGCTATTTGATTACACCACATGATGCGTTTAATTATTTCTCAAGAGCGTATCATATACCCGTACAAGCACCACAAGGTGTAAGTACAGACTCAGAAGTTGATAATAAAGCAATGATTGATACAGTAGATTTCATTATTAAACATAACATTAAAGCTATTTTCTCTGAATCAACAACAAACCCTGAACGTATGGAAAAATTAAAAGAAGCTGTAAAAGCACGTGGTGGCGATGTAAAAGTAGTCACTGGTGAAGGACAAGAATTATTCTCTGACTCACTTGCACCACAAGGAGAAGACGGAGATACATACATTGATATGTACCGTCACAACACAAAACTCATTGTAGATAATTTAAAATAA
- a CDS encoding bifunctional metallophosphatase/5'-nucleotidase, whose protein sequence is MFKILATTDVHGNLLAYDFVTSKQAIKGLSKFSTYLKQQRALHHVIYIDNGDINQGTPLVTYANSYVPENISAKALNLLSCDFVNIGNHDFNYGSDFLYRYIQENHAKCVTSNVLYKNQPIGQTHVITCDEKKIGLVGVVTDYIEHWENPNNLTHLDILSVIDTVKKEVAHIRQEVDYVVVVYHGGFERDIETGEPTERLTGENVGYALCTEIDGIDVLITGHQHRQLVGKINGTHIIQAPDGCFKCMEITFSDTISVNLIDVSEYEVDTEFENYFKNELDKTENWLDTEIGTTNLKDCYIKDIKQAQLTKHPITAFINRVQMTYMQADISACCLFDVMPGFGDTLKYRDIILNYPFPNTLVLKEMTGQHIMDYLTQLSQYWVVKEDAIDINPKFLYPKREVYNYDLLDGITYTMNISKTKDNFISDVYVKGEPLVLEKTYKLVLNNYRATGGGNFAMFPELKTIKEDTHDIAEILIDYVKEKRHIVITDEQNIRLTVVD, encoded by the coding sequence ATGTTTAAAATACTTGCCACAACAGATGTACACGGTAATTTATTAGCGTATGATTTTGTTACATCAAAGCAAGCAATTAAAGGATTATCTAAATTTTCAACTTATTTAAAACAACAAAGAGCTTTACATCATGTGATTTACATTGATAATGGCGACATCAATCAAGGAACCCCTCTTGTCACGTATGCCAATAGTTATGTTCCAGAAAATATCTCTGCCAAAGCTTTAAATTTATTATCTTGTGATTTTGTTAATATTGGGAACCATGATTTTAACTATGGAAGTGATTTTTTATATCGTTATATTCAAGAAAATCATGCAAAATGTGTTACGAGCAATGTACTTTATAAAAATCAGCCTATTGGACAAACACATGTGATAACATGTGATGAGAAAAAAATTGGATTAGTAGGTGTTGTGACAGACTATATTGAACATTGGGAAAATCCAAACAATTTAACCCATTTAGATATTTTAAGTGTTATTGATACCGTCAAAAAAGAAGTAGCACATATTCGCCAAGAAGTAGATTATGTTGTCGTCGTTTACCATGGTGGGTTTGAACGAGATATTGAAACAGGAGAACCCACAGAAAGATTGACGGGCGAGAATGTAGGTTATGCATTATGTACAGAAATTGACGGGATTGATGTGCTGATTACGGGGCATCAACATCGCCAATTAGTTGGGAAAATCAATGGTACACATATTATTCAAGCTCCAGACGGCTGCTTTAAATGTATGGAAATTACTTTTAGTGATACCATTTCAGTTAATCTTATCGACGTATCTGAGTATGAAGTAGATACTGAATTTGAAAATTACTTTAAGAATGAACTTGATAAAACAGAAAACTGGCTAGACACAGAAATTGGTACAACTAATCTTAAAGATTGTTATATTAAAGATATTAAACAGGCACAACTGACAAAGCACCCTATTACTGCTTTTATTAACCGAGTGCAAATGACTTATATGCAAGCCGATATATCTGCATGTTGCTTATTTGATGTCATGCCGGGATTTGGAGATACGTTAAAATATAGAGATATTATTTTAAATTACCCATTTCCAAATACGCTTGTTTTGAAAGAAATGACAGGACAACATATTATGGATTATTTAACACAACTGTCACAGTATTGGGTGGTTAAAGAAGATGCTATTGATATCAATCCAAAATTTTTATACCCAAAACGAGAAGTATATAATTATGATTTATTAGACGGTATTACTTATACGATGAATATTTCAAAGACAAAGGATAATTTTATTAGTGATGTGTACGTCAAAGGAGAACCGCTTGTTTTAGAGAAGACATATAAATTAGTCTTAAATAATTATCGTGCAACGGGTGGTGGAAACTTTGCTATGTTTCCAGAATTAAAAACAATCAAAGAAGACACACACGATATTGCTGAGATTTTAATCGACTATGTGAAAGAAAAACGACACATTGTCATTACTGATGAACAGAATATCCGTTTGACTGTTGTAGACTAA
- the trmD gene encoding tRNA (guanosine(37)-N1)-methyltransferase TrmD — translation MNIHILSLFPEMFQAMEHSIIGKALENDIISLNVVNFRDFANNKQHHVDDYPFGGGAGMLLKVEPIVEALESVTSLPAKKPHQRIVLLDPAGVPFSHDVAQDLATAQELIFICGHYEGYDERIKHYVTDEISLGDYVLTGGELAAMVMIDATVRLLPNVLGNDMSAITDSHATGLLEHPQYTRPREYRGMCVPDVLLSGHHQKIEEWKEKESLRQTLLKRPDMLEKIDLTSKQVTLLEEIKREHSIEKEE, via the coding sequence ATGAATATCCATATTTTAAGTTTATTCCCAGAAATGTTTCAAGCTATGGAACATTCTATTATTGGTAAAGCTTTGGAAAACGATATTATTTCTTTAAATGTTGTTAATTTTAGAGATTTTGCAAACAATAAACAACATCATGTTGATGATTATCCTTTTGGTGGAGGAGCAGGTATGCTTTTGAAAGTAGAACCTATTGTAGAAGCACTTGAAAGTGTGACATCATTACCTGCTAAAAAACCACATCAAAGAATTGTTTTATTAGATCCTGCGGGAGTACCCTTTAGTCATGACGTTGCACAAGATTTAGCAACAGCACAAGAACTTATTTTCATTTGTGGGCATTATGAAGGGTATGATGAACGTATTAAACACTATGTAACGGATGAGATTTCTTTAGGGGATTATGTGTTAACAGGTGGAGAACTTGCTGCCATGGTGATGATTGATGCAACGGTACGCTTATTACCCAATGTGTTGGGTAATGATATGTCGGCAATAACAGACTCTCATGCAACAGGATTGCTAGAGCATCCACAATACACAAGACCAAGAGAATATCGAGGTATGTGTGTGCCAGATGTTTTGTTGAGTGGACATCATCAAAAAATTGAAGAATGGAAAGAAAAAGAAAGTCTAAGACAAACATTATTGAAACGTCCAGATATGTTGGAAAAAATAGACTTAACATCAAAACAAGTTACTTTATTAGAAGAAATAAAGCGTGAGCATAGTATTGAAAAAGAAGAATGA
- the tsaE gene encoding tRNA (adenosine(37)-N6)-threonylcarbamoyltransferase complex ATPase subunit type 1 TsaE, with protein sequence MQLNIRSEQQMQDVASQLAPYLESGMTILLHGELGAGKTTFTKGLAKGLGITKIIKSPTYTLIREYLDGRLPLYHMDVYRLEDIGGDELGFEEYFDGEGVCIVEWSQFIQETLPKQVLHIYLDRVPNQEDARVLKSVAHGPKYDALIQKWENSLSLN encoded by the coding sequence ATGCAACTAAATATTCGTTCAGAACAACAGATGCAAGACGTTGCAAGTCAACTAGCACCATATTTAGAAAGTGGTATGACGATTTTACTTCATGGGGAATTAGGGGCAGGAAAGACGACTTTTACCAAAGGATTGGCAAAAGGGCTGGGTATTACAAAAATTATTAAAAGCCCAACGTATACACTCATTCGAGAATACTTAGATGGACGTCTACCACTGTATCACATGGACGTGTATCGTTTAGAAGATATTGGTGGAGATGAACTAGGTTTTGAAGAATATTTCGATGGGGAAGGTGTTTGTATTGTTGAATGGAGTCAATTTATACAAGAAACATTACCCAAACAAGTGCTACATATCTATTTAGATCGTGTACCTAACCAAGAAGACGCACGTGTCTTAAAAAGCGTGGCACACGGACCAAAATATGATGCGCTCATACAAAAATGGGAAAATAGTTTGTCGTTGAATTAG
- a CDS encoding metal ABC transporter permease, with amino-acid sequence MIDTSVLFDYSFITVAVGTIILALASSMVGTISVLTKQSLIGDTIGHASYPGVIFAFILFQQRDPLILTLGAMFSGYVSYYLVHWITRHSEHSLINALALVSSSFFGLGMVLKNFIQGHKAFSKAAQAGLQKYLFGQAAFIQQDDVILISIVSIFCIVIFLLFYEKYKIFLFDPTFAQLNGISPKLLNQLTTFMMISLISVGLKVVGAILMSSFLIAPAVTGILCSKHYKTALWIGLVSATISAFLGTYFSSIISGLSTGPAIIVCMSIIALTTFFITQYIKPNLHKGGSTTC; translated from the coding sequence ATGATAGATACAAGTGTTTTATTTGATTATTCTTTCATTACCGTTGCCGTTGGAACCATTATTTTAGCATTAGCTTCTAGCATGGTTGGTACTATTAGTGTTCTGACAAAACAAAGTTTAATTGGGGATACAATCGGTCATGCTTCTTATCCAGGTGTTATCTTTGCGTTTATACTCTTTCAACAAAGAGATCCACTCATTTTAACACTAGGTGCCATGTTCTCAGGATATGTTTCCTACTATTTGGTTCATTGGATTACAAGACATAGTGAACATAGTCTTATCAATGCACTGGCGTTAGTATCGTCTTCATTTTTTGGACTAGGGATGGTTTTGAAAAACTTTATACAAGGACATAAAGCCTTTAGCAAAGCTGCACAAGCAGGTTTACAAAAATATTTATTTGGACAAGCTGCCTTCATTCAACAAGATGATGTGATATTGATTTCCATTGTTTCTATTTTTTGTATCGTCATTTTCTTGTTGTTTTATGAAAAATATAAAATCTTTTTATTTGATCCAACTTTTGCACAATTAAATGGTATTTCACCTAAATTATTAAATCAACTGACAACATTTATGATGATTAGTTTGATTTCTGTGGGGTTAAAAGTCGTTGGTGCCATTTTAATGAGTAGCTTTTTAATTGCTCCTGCTGTAACAGGTATTTTATGTAGCAAACATTACAAAACAGCTCTATGGATTGGACTTGTTTCCGCTACGATTTCTGCATTTCTAGGTACTTATTTCAGTTCCATTATCAGTGGTTTATCAACAGGACCTGCCATTATCGTTTGTATGAGTATTATTGCGTTAACGACATTCTTTATCACGCAATACATCAAACCTAACTTGCACAAAGGAGGTTCTACAACATGTTAG